The Streptomyces sp. RKAG293 genome includes a region encoding these proteins:
- a CDS encoding glucose PTS transporter subunit EIIB, producing MATKAEQIVAGLGGLDNIEEVEGCITRLRTEVKDPGLVDEAALKKAGAHGVVKMGTAIQVVIGTDADPIAADIEDMMDN from the coding sequence ATGGCCACCAAGGCTGAGCAGATCGTCGCCGGACTCGGCGGACTCGACAACATCGAAGAGGTCGAGGGCTGCATCACCCGCCTCCGCACCGAGGTGAAGGACCCCGGCCTCGTCGACGAGGCCGCCCTCAAGAAGGCCGGCGCCCACGGCGTCGTCAAGATGGGCACCGCGATCCAGGTCGTCATCGGCACCGACGCCGACCCCATCGCCGCCGACATCGAAGACATGATGGACAACTGA
- the rph gene encoding ribonuclease PH — MSRFDGRTPEQLRPVTIQRGWSKHAEGSVLVSFGDTKVLCTASATQGVPRWRKGSGEGWVTAEYSMLPRATNTRGDRESVRGKIGGRTHEISRLIGRSLRAVIDYKALGENTIVLDCDVLQADGGTRTAAITGAYVALADAVTWMQQKKLIRASAKPLTGTVAAVSVGIVDGVPLLDLAYEEDVKAETDMNVVCTGDGRFIEVQGTAEGAPFDRTELNALLDLAVGGCAELTAAQLAVLG; from the coding sequence ATGTCTCGATTCGATGGCCGCACCCCCGAACAGCTCCGCCCCGTCACCATCCAGCGCGGATGGAGCAAGCACGCCGAGGGCTCGGTCCTCGTCTCCTTCGGCGACACCAAAGTCCTCTGCACCGCCAGCGCCACCCAAGGCGTACCCCGCTGGCGCAAGGGCAGCGGCGAAGGCTGGGTCACCGCCGAATACTCCATGCTCCCGCGCGCCACCAACACCCGCGGCGACCGCGAATCCGTCCGCGGCAAGATCGGCGGCCGCACCCACGAGATCTCCCGCCTCATCGGCCGCTCGCTCCGCGCCGTCATCGACTACAAAGCCCTCGGCGAGAACACCATCGTCCTCGACTGCGACGTCCTCCAGGCCGACGGCGGCACCCGCACCGCCGCCATCACCGGCGCCTACGTCGCCCTCGCCGACGCCGTCACCTGGATGCAGCAGAAGAAGCTCATCCGCGCCAGCGCCAAACCCCTCACCGGCACCGTCGCCGCCGTCAGCGTCGGCATCGTCGACGGCGTACCGCTCCTCGACCTCGCCTACGAGGAAGACGTCAAGGCCGAGACCGACATGAACGTCGTCTGCACCGGCGACGGCCGCTTCATCGAAGTCCAGGGCACCGCCGAAGGCGCCCCCTTCGACCGCACCGAACTCAACGCCCTCCTCGACCTCGCCGTCGGCGGCTGCGCCGAACTGACCGCAGCTCAGCTCGCCGTACTCGGCTAG